TTACGTCATACCTGTTGTAATATTTATCTTTTATGTACTGGCTAGTCTAGAATTAATAGCAGAGGAAATAGAGGATCCTTTTGGTACAGATGAGAATGATTTACCCACTCCAAAAATTGCAGCCAATATCAAGAAGCATATAGAGGAACTTATTTAAATTGTGTTAAAGTTTCAATTACTAGCTATTTAATTTTGTAAATTTAGATTCTGTTTTTTAACAAATTTAAAGATATGAATACAAATCGAGCTTTAATACAACCACCACTATTAACAAGTGAAAAATCTTTAAAAACATTAGTAGAAAACAGAACTGTTTACTCACTAAATCACTGTGAATTAAATATTTTCGAAACCTACGAAACATCAACTTCAGTACCATTACAATTTAAGGATTTTGTAGTTACTAGCATGTTGAGAGGTAAAAAAGTAATGCACCTTTTTGATGATCCTGGTTTTGTGTATTTACCAGGCGAAACAGTTGTTATTCCATCAAATGTGGCTATGAAAATTGATTTTCCAGAAGCTTCAAAAAGCAACCCTACCCAGTGTTTAGCTTTGGCGATAGACCCGAAAAAAATAACAGATACTTTACATTTTTTAAACGAAAGGTATCCTAAAGAAGGTGATAATCAATTCTGGCAATTGAATTACCAAAATTATTTTTTTTACAACAATATTGAATTAGCCACAACAATCAACAAACTGATCAAAGAATGTATGAGTGTCTCTATAACCAAAGATGCACTTGCCGACCTAACTTTGCAAGAATTATTAATTAGGATTATACAAACTCAAACAGCAAAAGCAGTAAGTGAAGGCTCGTTTTCACAAACTAATAATCCTATGAATCCTGTTATTGAATTTATAAGACAAAATTTAAAGGAAAAATTTAGCATGAAACTACTTAGCGAAAAAGCGTGTATGAGTACAACGTCTTTTTATCGTTTTTTCAAAAGAGAATTAGGCATGACACCCGTTGAATTTATAATAAACGAAAAGATAAAATGTGCCAAACAACTTTTAAAAAACCCGAGTATGCAAATCAACGAAATATGTTATCTCTCCGGTTTCGAAGACTGTAATTATTTCATAAGACTTTTTAAAAAACATGAAGGCATTACCCCAAAACAATACCAATTGTTGTATGTTAATTAATTCATTCAATATAAAATACAGGTTCTAAAGAAGTAGTTTCCTCAGGTGTAAAGAGTCGGTAAATAATTTTAAATGTTTTTTTCATCGGAGTTTCTAAAGAAAAACCGCCTACACCAAAAGCATCAATAACATCTAAAGTAAAGTGAGCATGTTTCCAATATTCGAATAAATCTTTATCCACCCAAAATTCTGTATTTTCAATCGTTCCAATGCATACATCCCCCATTCTTTGATAAAAACCTCCTTTTTCAAAACATTGTGGCTGTGTACCCTCGCAACATCCTCCTGCTTGATAAAACATCAAATCACCGTGTTTTTCTTTTAAAATTTTAATTAATTCAATTGCTTTTTCTGTGGCATCTATTCTTTTTTGCATCTTTATTATATTAATTTAAAAACCTGACAGAGAGAACTGCCAGGTTTGTTAATGAAATGAGGTTTATTAAAAATTGAAATTATTAAAAGAAACCCAACTTCTTTTTATCATAAGAAATAAGCATATTTTTAGTTTGACGGTAGTGACCTAACATCATTTTGTGGTTTTCTCTACCAATTCCAGATTGTTTGTAACCTCCAAAAGGCGCACCAGCTGGATAAGAATGGTATTGGTTAATCCAAACTCTACCTGCTTGAATTGCCCTTGGAACCTGATAAATTTCATGTGCATCGCGAGTCCATAAACCAGCACCTAGACCATACATAGTATCATTTGCGATGGCAATAGCCTCTTCTGTAGTCTTAAATGTGGTAATTGCAAGTACAGGTCCAAAAATTTCTTCTTGAAAGATTCGCATTTTATTATGTCCTTTAAATAAAGTAGGCTTGATATAATACCCCTCAGATAAATCATCACCCATTTCATTTGCCTCGCCCCCTGCTAATAGTACTGCACCTTCCTCAATACCAAGGTTAATGTAGGCCATAATTTTCTCTTGTTGAACTAATGAAGTTTGTGCGCCCATCATGGTGTTTGTATCAAGAGGGTTACCTAATTTTATAGCATTGGTTCGCTCAATAACTCTTGCAATAAATTGATCGTAAATGTCTTCATGTACCAATAATCTGGATGGACAAGTACATATTTCGCCTTGATTTAAAGCAAACATTACCGCACCTTCAACAGCCTTGTCAAAGAAATCATCATCGGCATCGGCTACAGATT
This portion of the Flavobacterium sp. CECT 9288 genome encodes:
- a CDS encoding AraC family transcriptional regulator, with product MNTNRALIQPPLLTSEKSLKTLVENRTVYSLNHCELNIFETYETSTSVPLQFKDFVVTSMLRGKKVMHLFDDPGFVYLPGETVVIPSNVAMKIDFPEASKSNPTQCLALAIDPKKITDTLHFLNERYPKEGDNQFWQLNYQNYFFYNNIELATTINKLIKECMSVSITKDALADLTLQELLIRIIQTQTAKAVSEGSFSQTNNPMNPVIEFIRQNLKEKFSMKLLSEKACMSTTSFYRFFKRELGMTPVEFIINEKIKCAKQLLKNPSMQINEICYLSGFEDCNYFIRLFKKHEGITPKQYQLLYVN
- a CDS encoding DUF779 domain-containing protein; amino-acid sequence: MQKRIDATEKAIELIKILKEKHGDLMFYQAGGCCEGTQPQCFEKGGFYQRMGDVCIGTIENTEFWVDKDLFEYWKHAHFTLDVIDAFGVGGFSLETPMKKTFKIIYRLFTPEETTSLEPVFYIE